aattccgtagaaattactgtattactggcagctggttcaCAGTAacatactgtagattttacatttatgttgtttactgaaaaacagtttgttcaaagataaatgaacatattcAGTCTTTATCtcctacagtaagttactggcaaccagctgcataattacagctaatttttacagtgcaaataGGCCTTAAGCCAGaaatatagtttgttttttacatgtatgcaaACGTACGTACATGGTCGAACgtacagccttgcaaagcatagtttatttgactcgtacataTACACAGACgtttgacgcatgtgcattgTGACAGAATGAAATGCATCTGGGCTACATACTATATTCTCCTGTACGCATATGCGTGACCTACTTGTAAAAAGTATGCACGGTTACAAAAATCTGGCAGTGCGCGCATGCTATTCTGATGACGAAATTTGCATCACGCACACTGTACGCGGACCCTTGCGTTTGCGTAAAAACTGAACTATACTTCTAGCTTTACTGTCAGGCACTTCAAAACTCAGATAAAAAGTGTTTTAAGCATGAAGGTAAAACAGGCATCTATTTGACAGATTGTTTTCATCCAAAGCAACCTGAATGTACTAAAAACTGACGCTTTTCCTTTGCATTTTTGAAATGTTTCACGTACAGTCGACAACTTTGTAAAACGGATCCCTGTTCACATGGTCTGGCAAAATCTCAAAACACTGTATTATGCCATGTATTGTGCATGCTTGTTCAGTCAGCTGATGCGTTTGAACACTGATGGAACCTCAACCCACCACCATTTCTAAATGTTTTTCCGCATTGTTCACAAGCATAGGGCATCTCGCCGGTGTGGAGGCGGAAATGGCGTGTAAGTGTCAACGCGTGACGGAAACGTGCACTGCAGACAGAACAGGCGTACGGCCTCTCTCCTGTATGGATCCGCTGGTGGATCTTAAGATGGTGCTTACGGTTGAAGCCTCGGCCGCATAAGCCGCAATGATGTGTGTTTCGACCGGAGTTATATGGACGCCTCTCAGGGTTCTTGTGGAGATTTGGAAAGTGGACGTGTTGGGCCGATGTCGAAGATGACAAAAAATCTTGGTCTGTGGGGCAGAAGAAACAGTCAGTTTAGGACAGCAAAAAGGTGTAATTATATTAATACTCCCTTTTGCTTAAAGTAACTGGGATGTGTCCATGTATAAAGCACATAACTCTCCTCTCTAGCATAGTATTTCAATACTAACCCAAAGGAAAGTTGGATTGGCAGGGCTGGTCTGACTGGTAGTCCTCTGAATGAAATGGCTGAGGTCTCCAGTCTTCAAGTAATCGAGACTGAGCCAGAGAAAAGCTTTCAGAGTTAGGCTCCTCCTCTCCAGTGAGAGACACAGGAATTGGGTCATCATAATCCTCGTCTTTTTCCACCTTTACAACCACTTCCAAAGATGATTCATCACTCAGCACACCTGGAACTGTCCCATCACACGCCTGCTCATTTTTGGACATGTGTCTGTCATTTTTGATGTCTGAAAAGGAATTTACAGGAGACTATAGCAGAACTTTAAATATAAGTTATATAAGCCCCGTCAATGCGACAGACAGTAGCAATAATAGGTTAAAGCCAAAGTGTAACATGAATACTGTTTTAGGAGTATAATGGTGCCCCTACAGAGACAGCAGCTCAGTTATTATGACTAATAACAACTCATAGGggttaaaacacacacagaaaaaaTATACTGTACTGAACAAAAGCCACATCATGAAAGTGACTTGTTTATCAAGTATTGAATGcatactcgaaatgtgacctttgaatttaacccatcccagttgGTCATGACCACCCACAcccggagcagtgggcagctatcactgCAGTGTCCAGGAAGCAACTGgggttaaaggacaagttcggtattttacacttaaagctctgttttcagattgtttatgatgaaatagaacggttttgactgaaatttggacgtgtgatgctggcccgagagttTTCGGTTTCTGtcgtatcacctcccacctctacaatggctgcaaaGGTGCACTGGAataatccttcctaaaatgcattaaatgttcatttacaaagacgtgaaactcacccattggtcaggggtgttcactgatatgctcacacaaaaatcgctgcagaaggtgctttccaacaggtgttttaccattcgttgtaaatTGTGGACTTATTTTTcgaaacgcctcacacccgtacattcttccgctgagagcttgaataataaacactccagtccagttggtggcgataatccacatttgccaattgcaagaatacaaacaacgttcccgcggagtaataccgcacctcacagcacatctaatagccattgtagaggtgaaGAGTGATaaaacaaacacccgaaaattctcgggccagcatcatatgtccaaatctcagtcaaaaccgttctgtttcatcataaacaatctgaaaagagggctttaagtgtaaaataccgaacttgtcctttaaggtgccttgctcaagggcacctcagTTACCACCTGCTGGTCGTAAGACTCCACCCAGCAACTCTCGGGTTACTAACCCgactctctaaccactaggcaACGACTGTCCCCAATGCTTGAAACAACCAACCTGCAAAGCTACCTTAAGGACAAAAAGCTGTTCTAAAGGTGGTCTTGTCACACCAAATAGTAACTTAACTGTACTTAGTTAATAtaagttaattaataaaaacaattcatAGCATTATTTTTTGGAAAATCGTCACTTTACGCTAATGTACAACGCTTTTTACTGAAGTTTACTGTAACGTCACTCTACTGTCAAGTTATACCAAACATATTTGCGATTTATTGAAGAGCATATGTGTCTTCTATAGTAATCTCAGAACTACTCGGTGATAGTCGAATAAAATCTCTGTGATGGTCTCTGAGCTATTTAAAATCTTACCATTTGTCTCCTCTAATGAATTTTGCGTGGATTCCTCTTTTGTATTTGGGTTTACCGTCTGGGCACCCACATCTCCATGGGAGGTCTCGCGGGGTGTTTCTGTCGCGAATGAATTCGCATTCGTTTCCTTCGATACCTCGTTATGATGTTCAGAGTTCACAGTAAGCTGCGTTTCATGTATGGGAATGGAATGCGCGACATTAAGGGGTTTAAACTGCCGATGCCCCCGCTGAACCCGAGACCTTATTGAGTTCTTCAGCGCCTGACTGATACTACCGACGGGAAAATCTTCAAGTCCTTGCGGCTGTTGGTCTAGGCGTGCACGCATAGTAGACAGCTGGGTCTCAGCTGTTTGCAGCCTAAACCTTAGGGCATCGTTGTCCTGTAGAGCCTCTTGAACCTTGTCCTGGACGTCTCTGAGCGCCCTGTCGAGCAGTTTGGAGATTTCGACAACGGCGATCTCCACAGCCACACCGAGCGCGTTTTGAAGGGTTGATGTCAATTCATCTTGAAACGACAACGACACTTCGGCAATCATAGCAGGGTTGCAATGAACCTCCATTTTAGAAGAGGATTTTCCGTggtttgaaatgtattttagcCAGTATTCTGGTAGCTTAAAAATAGACGTGCTGTTCCATTCGCTGGCTAACGCCGAGTTGTCTCTCCAGCCGTGGAGATGTTGGCCAACCAAAACCATTCCCTCCGTTATGCAAAGTTAAAACTAGATAAATGGTGTActtcttgttttatttaagCCTTAAACTAATCCCATTTAttcaaaaaaatacataaaatcataTATATTTGTAACTATTTTCAACATTTATCTAATAATATATATCTAAAACTCCGGAATATATCATAGTTGTCCACGTTTCAGTGGTTTAGTAAAAAATAACAAGaatagttaatgtattaacaaGAATAGTTTGTGATTAACGGTGATCTCGGTAAAAATTacttaactttaaaaaatatatatattatacaaataTTAACTAGtaaaaaaacgaattatttGTTGTATGGCTTAGCAGGACACCACAATAATTCATATCTAAAATAatattcaatttttttctttaaaca
The sequence above is drawn from the Misgurnus anguillicaudatus chromosome 22, ASM2758022v2, whole genome shotgun sequence genome and encodes:
- the LOC129440434 gene encoding uncharacterized protein codes for the protein MVLVGQHLHGWRDNSALASEWNSTSIFKLPEYWLKYISNHGKSSSKMEVHCNPAMIAEVSLSFQDELTSTLQNALGVAVEIAVVEISKLLDRALRDVQDKVQEALQDNDALRFRLQTAETQLSTMRARLDQQPQGLEDFPVGSISQALKNSIRSRVQRGHRQFKPLNVAHSIPIHETQLTVNSEHHNEVSKETNANSFATETPRETSHGDVGAQTVNPNTKEESTQNSLEETNDIKNDRHMSKNEQACDGTVPGVLSDESSLEVVVKVEKDEDYDDPIPVSLTGEEEPNSESFSLAQSRLLEDWRPQPFHSEDYQSDQPCQSNFPLDQDFLSSSTSAQHVHFPNLHKNPERRPYNSGRNTHHCGLCGRGFNRKHHLKIHQRIHTGERPYACSVCSARFRHALTLTRHFRLHTGEMPYACEQCGKTFRNGGGLRFHQCSNASAD